One Mytilus edulis unplaced genomic scaffold, xbMytEdul2.2 SCAFFOLD_2308, whole genome shotgun sequence genomic window, ttcacaaaaattgaattcttgggcttctttgatatgctgaatcgaaacatgtacttagatttttgattatgggcccagttttcaagttggttcaaatcagaatccaatattattatattaagtattgtgcaatatcaagaaattttcaattgcacagtattcagcaatagcaagaaatcttcaatttcacagtattgtgcaatagcaagaaatttttcaattgcacagtattgcacaatagcaagaaatcttcaattgcacagtattgtgcaatagcaagtattttcaattgcacagtattgcgcaatagcaagaaatatgtaattgcacaatattgcgcaatagcaagaaattttcaattggagttatcttttttgtccagaatagtagttgaatcaacttaaatcattgttttatacaatatacaatgtatattcacttttactaccaactgataaattacaacaatctttacaattcattgataacaagcactttttttacattttaatattttatgctgtatttaaatgagtagttattattgcaaactccattagaaatttgaattgagactagttttggaataagggtaagggacatgtgaaaaaaaaattgggtgggGGGAgggttcattttttttctcatttcagatttcataaataaaaagaaaatttcttcaaataattttttagggaaataatattaaacagcatagtgaattgctcaaaggcaaaaaaaaaattttaagttcattagacccaCATTCATTCTGGGTCAGAAaccctatgctgtgtcaactatttaatcaccaatccaaatttagagctgaatccagcttgaatgttgtgtccatacttgtcccaactgttcagggttcaacctctgcggtcgttaAAGCTGCACCCCTGCGAAGCATCTGGTTTCAATGTATCAGGTAGATTAGACAATTGGTTTgaactatatttgatatatagaCTATTAAGAGttatacatgtctgtctggcagagaacttatgaccttgatctcattttcaatgttcaatcgttatttttttggttttcttaTGTTTCCAGGTACATTAATCAGTAGGTCAACTACATTTGACGAATGAAATGTGTTTGTAAGGGTATGTCTGTATGGCAGGGTTCACTTGACCTTCACCCCCTAATTAGTACTTGATTATGGTTCAAGAAAAAGCATGCAACTTTTGATTGATAattatctcattggaaatcatatcacatctcctaaCTTTAATaagacatttcagggtgtgcaAACTTGTTTAAACCTTGAGGATCAGAAAAGTACTAGGGTGTTTTAGCCCAGATTTTTTGTCAATGTATATGTATTGTCATCTGATTCAGTCATGAATGCAATTGTAAGGTACAGTTTTCTATGCTTTCAAACTATTTATATTTGAATCCATCCTGGTTTTCTAACTACAACTGAAAACTTCATGTGACAAATACCATGTAAACTATTGGTGACATATAGAAAATTGAACTCCATAAAATTTGAACTTGGGTCAATTTTCCAACCAGGGGTCAAATGTGGAAAACAATAGGACCAGAGTGGTGTTGTTTTTAATCTGTCCTACATTATTCTTAATTAACATTGTATCCTTTGAATCTCTCTTTTAACATCGTGACAGCTGTCAAATTGGATATCAATATTTTAGAAGTATAgatgtttaaaattataaacatgatggAGAGATCTAACACAGGATATATTCCAAAATAACTGATAACAGACtcaacttatataaaaaattagatgattgccaataagacaaatctcaacaagagaccaaaataacacagaaattaacaactataggtcaccgtacgaccttcaataatgagaaaagcccatacctcatagtcagctataaaaggcccctaaatgacaatgtaaaacaattcaaactagaaaaccagggcctaatttatgtaaaaattgaacaaacaaataagttTACTGATTCTgtatataatgatattaaataaatagaaataacaaGTTGTTAGTTGTAGTACATTTAGGTCAGGTAAGTCAGGTAAAATCATTTGACTCCCCAGTGTATATTTCATTTAGATGAGAAATTGAACTTTGTCAGGTTTTTTGCCTACGACATCACATATAAAACCTGAAGATTCACAATGTTTCAAACAAATACATCTAGGACACTCCAGTCCATCACTAAGCAGTACTTTACTCTCCTTTCCATCTTTTGATATAACTATTATTCTATGAGAGTTGTAATCTGCTACTATAATGTTACCATTAGTATCTGTACAAAGTCCCCTTGGTCCTGATAAATCCTGTTTATATTGCCAGATCTGTTGACCTGATTGATCCACACAGTATACTGCTTCACCAAAATAGTCACTATAGATTACTCTGTCATTACAATAAACAAGGTACTTCAGGTCTGATTTACACTTAACTTGTATTGACTTTAGTGTATTTCCATCTAAGTCTATAATACGGATTTCATCATCACTCAAACCTACAACAAGAGAATCATCTGATGATGATAATCCCCAGCAATCTTTGTCTAATGTGATAACTTTGGTAACTGTTTCATTCTCCATATTGAAGATCTTAATGGCTATCTCAGTAGGATAAGTTAGGGCAATAGTGTCCTGATTGATCTGTGTTACACTCCAGGCTTTACTAGGTATAGGTAACTTTTTCAGTAGTTTGCCATCAGGAGTAAGTAGGTTAACTTTGTCACCCACTCCCACTATTATAAGTCTTCCATCCATCAGACAAATCATGTCACTGATATTTCCAATGTTGATCTTTATCTTTCTCTCAATGTTGATGGTCATGTTGTTTATGTTTGATTGTTCTTGTGATTCTACTTGTGCTTCCCTTCTCACACCTGTTTCTGTATTCAAATCCATATCTGATTTCACAACAGTTAATTCTCCTAAGGAtcctaacttttttattatcttttcagTTTCATTGTTTTTCTCCATTTTGATGTTAAATTCTTTTGCCCTGTCGTCTTTGTCCAGATCATCTATGTATCGTTGACATTGATGTACTTGTTGTTCAATCTGATGTACAACTAGAAATGATTTGAGTTTTGAGGCATGGGGTATGACTGTATGTAGTTGGTCTTGcattttctttaagtttttctGTTTTCCTTCAATTTCAGCTATTAAATCTGTGGCCTTTTGATTTTTCCTGATTCAAGATGGTATCTGCTTCTTGGTAGATCTTCTTCTCTAGGTGGGTTAAATGTTCATCTATTTCATTGCGTATTTTTACAATGAATTCCTTAATGCTTTTATGTTCTTGTTCTCCTCTTTTAATGTTTTGTGAtttgttatttacaattttatctAAGATATGTAAGATGGAATTGACATCTTTCTCtactgattttttcttttttttcaatcttgGTTATTTCCACAATGCTAGCTAAACTTTTTATTCCCATACACTTTGAATGACTATTGGAAATACATTCATCACAGCAAGGCATTAAATGACTCGGGCAATATAAGTTGAGCTGTTGACCATGTTTGTCACATTCTGTTTTGATAGCTCGGACAGAAGGGTTATAACTTTTAATATCAACAGTCGTATGATCACGTGACAATCTATATCTTTTGTGATGACCAGAACATGTTGAACACAATCCTTCATCACAGTTGTAACACCAGATGTCAGCTTTAGTGGTAACTTTTCCTTCTATACAAGGTCCACATGGAATAGGTTTACTGGATGCCATGACCTGAAAATTTCCAAGATAGAAATTATTTTGCATTCTTGTCGAGGTCCAAATAGTTAATGGTGAATGGATAATGATATTTGGCCAGAAATGaccaatgtaaaaaaattcaaaggagaaaacttaACAAACTGATTTATggacaaaaaatgaacgaaagcaaatataaagccaaataaaaatatatgtgtagttccagtaaccctaccgtccctactttttcagcttcaaaaatagcctaccctaaagattttttttggtcaatttttcattaagcactgttaaagtcagaatgctgCTCCCATAGActcgatgtaaaaaaaaacataaaataaaaaaaaaaatccctacctacctaccctaacttcttttcagatgtaactggaaccacacatacttttttatttggcctaatgtACAACAAACTCCAgtcacttaattacaggctcctgactagggacagggaCTTGTTTGAATGATTCAatgtttgtcgtttgttgctgtatattttatttgtttatcttgCATTGATTCACCCTGTTGTATTGGCCACTAGCTGTGCTTTCTTGTTAATTACatacaacaaaattaatttgaatatataattCTCAATCACACAGGTAAAAATGATAGATTACATTGTAGATTATAAAGGAGTTAGTACGGTAAGGGCAATATTTGGCCCTGATTATAAAGTTTAATGTTACaagacaaaaaaatgttttaagttgactTGGAGACGTGTAAGAAAGTTAAATAGAACTATTTTTGTCAATGATCGTCGACAAACTAAATCTTAAAAAAGACATGAAATATCCTTAcacacattattttaaaagatctttgttgtccaTTTATGccctctatgtttcctgtccaataatctatggaaattttgccattttcatttatttttttgtggaaaatcaATATTAGTACATCATTATAAAACACAGAaacgtaaattttcaacaaaatggcttatttgTATTAGCtttaatttattgtgatattgctCAATAAATCCTAACTTGAAATTTACGCTTAAAAAGGGGGACATTTTAGAaccttactgaacctactcctttcaacaaaaagacatatttttTACAATGTATGCACATAGGTTACATACACATTACCCTGTATTTTATACCTATAGCtagtcattaaataaaataactatTAATTTAACCAGATACCtgt contains:
- the LOC139506746 gene encoding uncharacterized protein translates to MQDQLHTVIPHASKLKSFLVVHQIEQQVHQCQRYIDDLDKDDRAKEFNIKMEKNNETEKIIKKLGSLGELTVVKSDMDLNTETGVRREAQVESQEQSNINNMTINIERKIKINIGNISDMICLMDGRLIIVGVGDKVNLLTPDGKLLKKLPIPSKAWSVTQINQDTIALTYPTEIAIKIFNMENETVTKVITLDKDCWGLSSSDDSLVVGLSDDEIRIIDLDGNTLKSIQVKCKSDLKYLVYCNDRVIYSDYFGEAVYCVDQSGQQIWQYKQDLSGPRGLCTDTNGNIIVADYNSHRIIVISKDGKESKVLLSDGLECPRCICLKHCESSGFICDVVGKKPDKVQFLI